A genomic window from Streptomyces sp. HUAS YS2 includes:
- the thiS gene encoding sulfur carrier protein ThiS yields MSLKVSVNGEPRELSGPVALDALVATLTTSPSGVAAAVNEAVVPRSEWSATVLGEGDRVEVLTAVQGG; encoded by the coding sequence ATGAGTCTGAAGGTCTCTGTCAACGGGGAGCCGCGCGAGCTCTCCGGCCCCGTCGCGCTCGACGCGCTCGTCGCGACGCTGACGACGTCCCCGTCCGGGGTGGCCGCGGCCGTCAACGAGGCGGTCGTGCCGCGCAGCGAGTGGTCCGCGACCGTCCTCGGCGAGGGCGACCGGGTCGAGGTCCTCACCGCCGTGCAGGGAGGGTGA
- the thiO gene encoding glycine oxidase ThiO, producing MHARTESDVLVVGGGIIGLVTAWRAALRGLRTAVADPEPGGGAARVAAGMLAAVTELHYGEETLLGLNLASARRYPDFVAELADATGQDVGYRACGTLAVALDADDRAHLRELHALQTRCGLQSEWLSGRECRRLEPMLAPGVRGGLRVDGDHQVDPRRLADALVTACERAGVVFHRSWAERLTVVRDRAAGAVLAGGTEAAADQVVLAGGSLSGRLDGVPEEVLPPVRPVKGQVLRLTVPPAYAPFLSRTVRAVVRGSHVYLVPRENGELVVGATSEELGWDTTVTAGGVYELLRDAHELVPGLTELPLTETRAGLRPGSPDNAPLLGATALPGLLLATGHYRNGVLLTPVTGDVMAEVLATGVLPEEARPFSPRRFSSVRQEQPA from the coding sequence CGGCCCTGCGCGGGCTGCGCACCGCGGTCGCCGACCCGGAGCCGGGCGGCGGCGCCGCGCGGGTCGCGGCCGGAATGCTGGCCGCGGTCACCGAACTCCACTACGGCGAGGAGACGCTGCTGGGCCTCAATCTGGCCTCCGCGCGCCGCTACCCGGACTTCGTCGCCGAACTCGCCGACGCCACCGGCCAGGACGTGGGCTACCGCGCCTGCGGCACGCTCGCCGTCGCCCTCGACGCCGACGACCGGGCGCACCTGCGCGAACTGCACGCCCTGCAGACCCGCTGCGGCCTGCAGTCGGAGTGGCTGAGCGGTCGCGAGTGCCGGCGCCTGGAGCCGATGCTGGCGCCGGGGGTGCGCGGCGGGCTGCGGGTCGACGGGGACCACCAGGTGGACCCGCGGCGGCTCGCCGACGCGCTGGTCACCGCCTGCGAGCGGGCCGGGGTGGTCTTCCACCGGTCCTGGGCCGAGCGTCTGACGGTGGTACGGGACCGGGCGGCGGGCGCCGTGCTCGCCGGCGGGACGGAGGCGGCGGCCGACCAGGTCGTGCTGGCCGGGGGCAGCCTGAGCGGCCGGCTCGACGGCGTCCCGGAGGAGGTGCTCCCGCCGGTGCGGCCGGTCAAGGGGCAGGTCCTGCGGCTGACCGTGCCGCCCGCGTACGCGCCGTTCCTGTCCCGGACGGTCCGCGCCGTGGTGCGCGGCAGCCATGTCTACCTGGTGCCCCGGGAGAACGGCGAGCTGGTCGTCGGCGCGACCAGCGAGGAGCTGGGCTGGGACACCACGGTGACCGCGGGCGGGGTGTACGAACTGCTGCGCGACGCGCACGAGTTGGTGCCCGGCCTCACCGAACTGCCGCTCACCGAGACCCGCGCCGGGCTGCGCCCCGGCTCCCCCGACAACGCGCCGCTGCTCGGCGCGACCGCGCTGCCCGGACTGCTGCTGGCGACCGGGCACTACCGCAACGGGGTGCTGCTGACGCCCGTCACGGGCGACGTGATGGCCGAGGTCCTGGCCACCGGGGTGCTGCCGGAAGAGGCGCGCCCGTTCAGCCCCCGCCGTTTCTCCTCCGTACGTCAGGAGCAGCCCGCATGA